A genome region from Etheostoma cragini isolate CJK2018 chromosome 4, CSU_Ecrag_1.0, whole genome shotgun sequence includes the following:
- the LOC117943579 gene encoding mitogen-activated protein kinase kinase kinase 12-like, producing the protein MALVHEPRVPSPSLSGFNSPLSDPPSFRRLDDETPCTPEMELTPTQCVLRNVLSIDTGGAVQPGGGGGEEQTVGHNQTPGEEQQEHFANSVLKLHEHDRSPGRTEGEGQEMGSSAVRSQVDDARLQCQSTGGGGGFLEGLFGCLRPVWTMIGKAYSTEHKHGLDEAWEIPFEEISDLQWVGSGAQGAVFLGKLYGQEVAVKKVRNIKETDIKHLRKLKHPNIITFKGICTQAPCYCIIMEYCAQGQLYEVLRAGRKIHPSLLMDWAMGIAGGMNYLHLHKIIHRDLKSPNILITYDDAVKISDFGTSKELSEKSTKMSFAGTVAWMAPEVIRNEPVSEKVDIWSFGVVLWEMLTGEVPYKDVDSSAIIWGVGNNSLHLPVPDSCPDSFKLLLRQCWNCKPRNRPSFRQILLHLDIASADILSTAQETYFQSQAEWRDEVRHHFEKIKSEGTCLHRLDEELIKRRREELRHALDIREHYERKLERANNLYMELNAIMLQLEIKEKELHKREHSLDKKYPGCFKHQSSRQSASSNSMEKLMKKRNVPQKLPSYSKRPDLLKSEVILPKLDSSMTQVTIPNKGSTSPGRSRRGKPRYRKAGKGSSGDFAQLKATLSSSLAMINATSSVPSSKQHMDPSAALRGLQHDLLLKKMYSSSPDLISTTLEAEGRRKGQVGPGLDRAGSQSASAGLGESRRTGGPEEGPDVGLGNDDLVDTPPRSDTPSEDAASIPFSSSPDSPCGRGAAAGRASVLGNPRVSHEGEEKEDGTVITRSPRSQRLTPAALLYRAAVTRSQRRGVSSEEEEGEVDSEVELPRRRRPVSMSKCQSLSTFSSENLSVSDGEEGNTTDHSHSGTPDVVSTNTDERLDDKSDDLLSQGSEIPADPSEPTQLGSDGLSEKEAILRQVKTQLASNDHNYEGLYDDSDCDSAELDHSGSAEPSQPPANW; encoded by the exons ATGGCGCTTGTTCATGAACCTCGTgtcccctctccttctctctccggCTTCAACTCACCCCTCTCTGATCCTCCATCCTTTCGCCGCCTCGATGACGAAACACCCTGCACCCCAGAAATGGAACTTACCCCGACCCAGTGTGTCCTTCGCAACGTCCTCTCCATAGACACCGGAGGTGCTGTCCAGCCcgggggtggaggaggagaagagcagACTGTTGGGCACAACCAGACACCAGGCGAGGAACAACAGGAGCACTTTGCCAACAGTGTCCTGAAGCTCCACGAGCATGATAGGAGTCCAggaaggacagagggagaggggcAGGAGATGGGGAGCAGTGCAGTCAGGAGCCAGGTGGATGACGCCAGGCTACAGTGCCAGTCGACCGGAGGGGGAGGAGGGTTTTTGGAGGGGTTGTTTGGGTGTCTGCGGCCTGTCTGGACAATGATTGGCAAGGCTTACTCCACAGAGCACAAACACGGCCTTGATG AAGCGTGGGAGATCCCATTCGAGGAGATATCTGACCTGCAGTGGGTGGGCAGCGGAGCCCAGGGCGCCGTTTTTCTGGGCAAACTGTACGGACAGGAAGTGGCCGTAAAGAAAGTCCGAAACATCAAGGAGACAGACATCAAGCACCTGCGCAAGCTCAAACACCCCAACATCATCACTTTCAA AGGTATTTGTACCCAGGCTCCATGTTACTGCATCATTATGGAGTACTGTGCCCAGGGACAGCTGTACGAGGTGCTGAGGGCAGGCAGGAAGATCCATCCGTCCCTGCTCATGGACTGGGCCATGGGCATTGCTGGGGGAATGAACTATCTTCACCTCCACAAGATCATCCACAGAGACCTCAAGTCACCAAA CATACTGATAACTTACGATGACGCAGTAAAGATTTCTGATTTTGGCACGTCCAAGGAGCTCAGTGAAAAGAGCACCAAGATGTCCTTTGCCGGTACGGTGGCCTGGATGGCTCCTGAGGTCATACGCAACGAACCCGTCTCAGAGAAAGTGGATATTTG GTCATTTGGTGTCGTGCTGTGGGAAATGCTGACAGGAGAGGTGCCCTATAAGGACGTGGACTCCTCCGCTATCATCTGGGGAGTAGGCAACAACAGTCTACATCTGCCTGTACCTGATAGCTGCCCAGACAGCTTCAAACTGCTCCTGAGGCAATGCTG GAACTGCAAGCCAAGAAACAGGCCTTCGTTCCGACAGATTCTCCTGCATCTAGATATCGCCTCAGCAGATATCCTGTCAACTGCTCAAGAAACATACTTTCAGTCTCAG GCGGAGTGGAGGGACGAGGTTAGGCACCACTTTGAAAAGATCAAGTCTGAGGGGACATGTCTTCACAGGCTGGATGAGGAGCTGATCAAACGACGCAGAGAAGAACTCAG acacgcgcTGGACATCCGGGAGCACTACGAGAGGAAACTGGAGAGAGCCAACAATCTCTACATGGAGCTTAACGCCATCATGCTGCAGCTGGAGATCAAAGAGAAAGAGCTTCACAA GAGGGAGCATTCACTGGACAAAAAGTACCCGGGCTGTTTCAAACACCAAAGCTCCAGACAGTCGGCCTCCTCCAACTCGATGGAGAAACTCATGAAGAAACGTAATGTACCTCAGAAGCTGCCTTCATACAGCAAGAG GCCAGACTTACTGAAGTCAGAGGTCATCCTCCCCAAACTGGACTCTTCCATGACCCAGGTCACAATCCCCAACAAGGGCTCTACTTCCCCTGGCCGCTCACGGCGAGGAAAACCCCGCTACAGGAAGGCTGGTAAAGGCAGCAGTGGGGACTTTGCTCAGTTGAAAGCCACTCTCTCCTCTTCATTAGCCATGATCAACGCCACCTCATCTGTGCCCAGCAGTAAGCAGCATATGGACCCCAGTGCAGCCCTCAGGGGCCTGCAGCACGATCTTCTGCTCAAGAAGATGTACTCCTCAAGTCCGGATCTAATTTCAACCACCTTGGAGGCTGAAGGCCGGAGGAAGGGGCAGGTTGGGCCAGGGCTGGACAGAGCTGGCAGTCAGAGCGCCTCAGCCGGGCTGGGGGAAAGCAGAAGGACTGGAGGGCCTGAGGAGGGGCCGGATGTGGGTTTAGGGAATGATGACCTAGTAGACACACCTCCACGCAGTGACACGCCCAGTGAGGATGCAGCTTCTATCCCGTTTTCCAGCAGCCCCGACTCCCCGTGCGGCAGGGGAGCAGCTGCAGGGAGGGCGTCTGTGCTCGGGAACCCACGTGTTTCCCACGAGGGTGAAGAGAAGGAAGACGGGACGGTGATCACGCGTTCACCTAGAAGTCAACGTCTCACTCCTGCAGCACTGCTGTACAGGGCAGCAGTCACACGCAGTCAG AGACGTGGAGTGTCgtcagaggaagaagaaggagaagtgGACAGTGAAGTAGAGTTGCCAAGGAGACG GCGTCCCGTTAGCATGAGCAAGTGCCAGTCCCTGTCCACCTTCAGCTCAGAGAACTTGTCGGTCTCGGACGGCGAGGAGGGCAACACAACCGACCACTCCCACAGCGGCACACCAGACGTGGTCAGCACCAACACTGACGAGCGTCTGGACGACAAGAGTGACGATCTGCTGTCTCAGGGCTCTGAGATTCCCGCTGACCCGTCCGAGCCAACCCAGCTGGGCTCTGACGGGCTATCTGAGAAGGAAGCTATTCTTCGCCAGGTCAAGACACAGCTTGCTAGTAATGACCACAATTATGAG GGCCTGTATGATGACTCGGACTGTGACAGTGCAGAGCTGGACCATTCAGGTAGTGCGGAACCTAGCCAACCTCCAGCCAACTGGTGA